One Candidatus Bathyanammoxibius amoris DNA segment encodes these proteins:
- a CDS encoding TolC family protein → MVSHKTLSLLAVSILVFLFQTVYASDMTKPPRKTYGLKELEQLAVERDANVESARHLVNSAKGELGETGLSYGPDADILFIYGPRGGKVTKEEIHKEYQVWMLVEQDLVDLLKIRPGRIKEMMAGVEGAEAEFEEAQRLAIYELREQYVDILEEKTQADFYLQLKDIYQNLLAIMKIRQLEKEALLSDVLEIEGALIEAKESFLTFWNNYESSRNLLALSLGLMAEEIEIRDIRPLPPLPSEEKLTHASLKNRGEIKLFEANAKQEEARASTSAYEDIDAEIFGGYRFRKNKEGEWRSGPEVGVGFSIPLSYLGLKKSRRKRFTEAKRFWESEAKAVAEETRREIRRAYERYALENIRSLNAEKGMELKREEMRIERARIENAVSTVPADRVNLLILEAEAVEMDMEKRLAEYEKMKSYYELLFLAGVSQPEELSVYNLAGGGGRKLYPRALWVWDVKNVLGNDPQEAFFVSFCKTKGIDRVFFSVNRQMEGSLPRNTDMPDFITRLHQNNIKISALFGDSLWVYPRKRARLIKRIQSIVAYNAVHGKRARFDGIHLDIEPHTLKEWGSEKKELLKMLADTYGLAKAEIATETGLLLEVDIPTFYEKVDPSVFKKIVETVDVITVMDYERKTPEKVIGAARAEIDAVVKADKGVIVGLNAGDFPDETDLEKLMIEVGNRLSATHSFMGFAIHDFDSYRALAVK, encoded by the coding sequence ATGGTAAGCCACAAGACTTTAAGTCTTCTGGCCGTGTCCATACTGGTCTTCTTATTCCAGACGGTTTATGCCTCCGATATGACTAAGCCCCCACGAAAGACCTACGGTCTAAAAGAACTCGAGCAACTGGCCGTAGAGAGAGACGCCAATGTAGAATCGGCCCGCCACCTGGTAAATTCGGCAAAGGGCGAACTGGGCGAGACCGGGCTAAGCTACGGTCCCGACGCCGACATCCTTTTTATATACGGCCCCCGTGGCGGAAAAGTAACGAAAGAAGAAATTCACAAGGAATACCAGGTGTGGATGCTCGTTGAACAGGACCTGGTAGACCTGTTGAAGATCAGGCCCGGACGGATAAAGGAAATGATGGCCGGGGTAGAAGGCGCGGAGGCGGAATTTGAAGAGGCACAGAGATTGGCAATCTATGAATTAAGGGAGCAATATGTTGACATATTGGAGGAGAAGACCCAGGCAGACTTCTACCTCCAGCTTAAAGACATCTACCAGAATTTGCTGGCAATCATGAAGATAAGGCAACTGGAGAAAGAGGCCTTGCTCTCTGACGTACTGGAAATAGAGGGGGCCCTGATTGAGGCAAAGGAGTCATTTCTCACCTTCTGGAACAACTACGAAAGCAGCAGAAACCTCCTGGCACTGTCGCTGGGACTGATGGCGGAAGAGATAGAGATAAGAGACATTAGGCCCCTGCCTCCCCTTCCTTCGGAAGAAAAATTGACACATGCCTCTCTCAAGAACAGAGGAGAGATAAAACTCTTTGAAGCCAACGCGAAACAGGAAGAAGCGAGGGCGTCTACCTCCGCCTATGAGGACATAGACGCGGAGATATTCGGCGGTTACCGTTTCAGGAAAAACAAGGAAGGGGAGTGGAGGTCCGGCCCGGAAGTGGGAGTCGGGTTTTCAATCCCCTTGAGTTACCTGGGCCTTAAGAAAAGCAGGCGGAAACGGTTTACTGAGGCGAAAAGATTCTGGGAGTCGGAGGCGAAGGCCGTTGCCGAAGAGACCAGGAGGGAAATAAGACGGGCCTATGAGAGATATGCACTCGAAAACATCCGAAGCCTGAACGCCGAGAAGGGGATGGAGCTGAAAAGAGAAGAGATGAGAATAGAGCGGGCGAGAATTGAGAACGCCGTAAGCACCGTACCGGCCGACCGTGTCAATCTTCTGATATTGGAGGCGGAAGCCGTAGAGATGGACATGGAGAAAAGGCTTGCGGAATACGAAAAGATGAAGAGCTACTATGAATTGCTTTTCTTGGCCGGCGTATCGCAGCCGGAGGAGTTGAGCGTATACAATCTTGCGGGTGGAGGCGGCAGAAAACTCTACCCCAGGGCCCTCTGGGTATGGGATGTGAAGAACGTCCTGGGCAATGACCCGCAGGAGGCGTTCTTTGTGTCCTTTTGCAAGACAAAGGGTATCGACAGGGTGTTCTTCTCTGTTAACAGGCAGATGGAGGGTTCCCTGCCCCGGAACACAGACATGCCCGATTTCATTACAAGGCTTCACCAGAACAACATAAAGATATCCGCACTCTTTGGCGACAGCCTCTGGGTCTATCCGAGGAAAAGGGCGAGGCTGATAAAACGCATACAGTCGATTGTGGCCTATAACGCCGTCCACGGCAAGCGAGCAAGATTTGACGGCATTCACCTGGACATCGAACCCCACACCTTAAAGGAATGGGGCTCAGAAAAGAAAGAACTTTTGAAGATGCTGGCGGACACCTATGGCCTGGCGAAGGCCGAAATAGCAACCGAGACCGGGTTGCTGCTGGAGGTAGACATACCCACCTTTTATGAGAAGGTAGACCCTTCAGTGTTCAAAAAGATTGTAGAGACGGTCGATGTCATAACCGTTATGGACTATGAGAGAAAGACTCCTGAGAAGGTAATCGGCGCGGCCCGGGCGGAGATAGACGCAGTCGTTAAGGCTGACAAGGGCGTTATAGTGGGTCTCAACGCCGGGGATTTTCCGGACGAGACCGACCTGGAGAAACTCATGATTGAGGTGGGTAACAGACTGTCCGCAACCCACTCCTTTATGGGGTTCGCCATCCATGACTTTGATTCTTATCGGGCACTGGCGGTAAAGTAA
- the murD gene encoding UDP-N-acetylmuramoyl-L-alanine--D-glutamate ligase: MMDDKMFRDKKITVFGLGLFGGGAGLARYLRRRGARLVVTDLKTEEQLARSLTSLDTPDAPPMELHLGGHREDDFRDVDMVMVNPAVPKDSRFLQIARDSNVPLETEMNLFFKLCRAPIIGVTGTKGKSTTTALTGEMLRHQGRKVWVGGNIGLGYSLLEHVDEIDAGDVVVLELSSFQLEDLGELEMSPHVSVVTNIAPNHLDRHKSYREYIEAKKSIIHFQGPDDYCVLNLDDEELRKWPAETGAKVCWFSTKEAVEDGASLKDGKIRLRLGGGGRREAEVSALSEVKIPGAHNVANILTASCVAFLMDADGKHIDAALKEFSGLEHRLEFVREIDGVRYYNDSIATTCESAIAGIRAFETPVVVIAGGYDKGVPFDNFAEECAKHTKCVILVGKTAQTIGELINRAKDGRDTPEVLFAPSLEEAVRSAGVASQSGDTVLLSPACASYDMFVNFVERGRQFKSLVQAIEAK, encoded by the coding sequence ATGATGGACGATAAGATGTTCAGAGACAAAAAGATAACTGTTTTTGGCCTGGGGCTCTTTGGCGGGGGTGCCGGCCTTGCCCGCTACCTGAGACGCCGGGGGGCCAGACTCGTCGTCACAGACCTGAAGACGGAGGAACAGTTGGCCCGCTCATTAACCTCACTGGATACGCCAGACGCACCGCCCATGGAACTCCACCTTGGGGGGCACAGGGAAGACGACTTTAGAGACGTGGATATGGTGATGGTAAACCCAGCCGTGCCGAAGGATTCCAGATTCTTACAGATTGCCAGGGACAGTAACGTTCCCCTTGAGACTGAGATGAACCTGTTCTTCAAACTCTGCCGTGCCCCTATAATCGGTGTGACGGGGACGAAGGGCAAGTCGACCACGACCGCGCTGACAGGCGAGATGCTTCGTCATCAGGGGCGCAAGGTATGGGTCGGAGGCAATATCGGCCTCGGGTATTCGCTCCTTGAGCACGTGGACGAAATAGACGCAGGCGACGTGGTCGTGCTGGAGCTTTCCAGCTTCCAACTGGAGGACTTGGGGGAGCTGGAGATGTCTCCTCACGTGAGTGTCGTTACGAACATAGCGCCAAACCATCTGGACCGGCATAAAAGCTACAGGGAATACATAGAGGCAAAGAAGAGTATAATCCACTTTCAGGGCCCCGACGACTACTGTGTCCTCAATCTTGATGACGAGGAACTCAGGAAATGGCCCGCCGAGACCGGGGCAAAGGTCTGCTGGTTTAGCACCAAAGAGGCCGTCGAAGACGGGGCCTCCCTTAAGGACGGGAAGATTCGTCTGCGTCTGGGCGGGGGAGGACGAAGAGAGGCAGAGGTTTCCGCCCTTTCCGAGGTAAAAATTCCCGGCGCACATAACGTGGCAAACATCCTCACCGCCTCCTGCGTGGCATTCCTGATGGACGCGGACGGTAAACATATAGACGCCGCGTTGAAAGAATTCTCCGGCCTTGAGCACAGGCTGGAGTTTGTTCGTGAGATAGACGGGGTGCGCTACTACAATGATTCAATCGCTACCACATGCGAATCGGCTATCGCCGGCATCAGGGCCTTTGAAACCCCGGTAGTGGTAATTGCGGGTGGCTATGACAAAGGGGTGCCGTTTGACAACTTTGCCGAAGAATGCGCGAAGCACACCAAATGTGTTATACTTGTAGGTAAAACCGCACAAACTATCGGGGAATTGATTAACCGGGCGAAAGACGGCAGGGATACCCCTGAAGTCCTCTTTGCACCGTCCCTGGAAGAAGCGGTAAGGTCTGCCGGGGTTGCGTCTCAAAGCGGGGACACTGTATTACTGTCACCCGCATGTGCGAGTTATGATATGTTTGTCAATTTTGTGGAGAGGGGCAGGCAGTTCAAGTCCCTGGTTCAAGCGATTGAGGCTAAATGA
- a CDS encoding HD domain-containing protein, with amino-acid sequence MSYQDKKKEVAVGLVRRLQERGYKALFAGGCVRDMLMGIKPADYDIATSAHPEEVVALFEKTVPVGVQFGVVVVVAGGFNYEVATFRTEGPYSDGRHPDCVKFVEPEADARRRDFTVNGMFYDPVRDEILDFVDGGKDIKLRIVRAIGNPSDRFSEDHLRMIRAARFASRFGYEIEESARDVIKENAGKILGVSWERIREELQKILLDENRKRGLQLLDDLGLMEHILPEVSVMKGVEQPENLHPEGDVFVHTLLTVSHLRSPSWVLAMGALLHDVAKPATMEEKGGRIRYPLHESVGADMAGDICDRLRTSGEEKDKIKWLVKKHLVFKDARKMRLSKLKRLLSHQDYPLLAEVSRADALASSGDLTDYNYCQRMREEFREEELKPRHFLTGHDLIAMDLKPGPIFSKILTQVYDEQLEGKVHTREEAVERARELTGGARV; translated from the coding sequence ATGAGCTATCAGGACAAAAAGAAAGAGGTAGCGGTCGGGCTTGTCAGGCGCCTGCAGGAAAGGGGTTACAAGGCCCTCTTTGCCGGCGGCTGCGTCCGTGACATGCTTATGGGTATAAAACCGGCCGACTACGATATAGCCACCAGCGCGCATCCTGAAGAGGTGGTGGCCCTTTTCGAGAAGACCGTCCCCGTGGGGGTGCAGTTCGGTGTGGTCGTAGTGGTTGCCGGGGGTTTTAACTATGAGGTGGCCACGTTTCGCACCGAAGGTCCTTACTCCGACGGCCGCCACCCGGACTGTGTCAAGTTCGTTGAACCGGAAGCCGATGCCCGCAGGCGCGATTTTACCGTTAACGGTATGTTTTACGACCCCGTCAGGGACGAAATACTGGATTTTGTTGATGGCGGGAAGGATATAAAGCTAAGGATTGTGCGTGCTATAGGAAACCCCTCGGACAGGTTCTCCGAGGACCATCTCCGCATGATACGCGCCGCGCGTTTCGCCAGCCGTTTTGGCTACGAGATAGAGGAGTCGGCCAGAGATGTCATCAAGGAAAACGCCGGGAAAATCCTGGGCGTTAGTTGGGAGAGGATACGGGAGGAGTTGCAAAAGATACTCCTGGACGAGAACAGGAAAAGAGGTTTACAACTGCTTGACGATCTAGGGCTTATGGAGCATATACTTCCGGAAGTAAGTGTCATGAAAGGCGTTGAACAACCGGAAAATCTCCATCCCGAAGGCGACGTGTTTGTACACACGCTGCTCACCGTGTCACATCTGAGGTCACCGTCATGGGTGCTTGCGATGGGCGCGCTCCTTCATGATGTGGCAAAGCCCGCAACCATGGAAGAAAAAGGCGGCAGGATACGTTATCCCCTCCATGAATCAGTGGGGGCCGATATGGCGGGAGATATCTGTGACCGCCTGAGAACGTCCGGGGAGGAAAAGGATAAGATAAAATGGCTGGTCAAGAAGCATCTGGTCTTTAAAGACGCCCGGAAGATGAGGCTGAGCAAGCTGAAGAGGCTGCTGTCCCACCAGGATTATCCCCTCCTGGCCGAGGTCAGCAGGGCAGACGCGCTTGCCAGCAGTGGCGACCTCACCGACTACAATTACTGCCAGCGTATGCGCGAAGAATTCAGGGAAGAAGAACTAAAGCCCCGGCACTTCCTTACCGGCCACGACCTCATAGCGATGGATTTGAAGCCGGGCCCTATTTTTTCCAAAATCCTTACGCAGGTCTATGATGAACAACTGGAGGGAAAGGTCCACACACGGGAAGAGGCCGTTGAGAGGGCTAGAGAATTAACAGGGGGGGCCAGGGTATGA
- a CDS encoding aminodeoxychorismate/anthranilate synthase component II has product MVLVIDNYDSFTYNLVQCVGELGREVEVFRNDKITVKEIEGKSPDHIIISPGPCTPKESGISNDVIRHFSGKVPILGVCLGHQCIAHTFGGEVVRSRRLMHGKTSMVHHDGKRVYKGLPNPFEATRYHSLIVGENGLPDCLEVTARADEDEIMGLRHKEYVLEGVQFHPESFLTEVGPKIIRNFFEL; this is encoded by the coding sequence TTGGTTCTCGTAATCGACAACTACGATTCCTTTACCTATAATCTGGTCCAGTGTGTGGGAGAGCTGGGCAGGGAGGTAGAGGTGTTCAGGAACGACAAGATTACTGTCAAAGAGATTGAGGGTAAGTCGCCGGACCACATAATTATCTCCCCCGGCCCGTGCACGCCAAAGGAAAGCGGTATATCTAATGATGTAATAAGGCACTTTTCCGGGAAGGTGCCGATACTGGGGGTGTGCCTGGGGCACCAGTGTATCGCCCACACGTTTGGTGGCGAGGTGGTGAGGTCCCGCAGGTTAATGCATGGAAAGACCTCCATGGTACATCATGACGGAAAGCGTGTTTACAAGGGACTGCCCAATCCCTTTGAGGCTACACGGTATCACTCCCTCATAGTGGGGGAGAATGGCTTGCCCGATTGCCTGGAGGTGACGGCCAGGGCTGACGAGGACGAGATAATGGGGCTGAGACACAAAGAATATGTACTGGAGGGGGTACAGTTTCACCCGGAATCTTTCCTAACTGAAGTGGGGCCGAAGATAATACGTAATTTCTTTGAGCTTTGA
- a CDS encoding diguanylate cyclase produces the protein MGKIAQRKQAQFCLLAPKKRDVRKGLLEDLSGLSVEVVDSVTDSGLRSADVIMPYVKDEQWGKEAVKELRSRPEFFLKPLLILSERPLEQVTDVVDDVLVLPVQQDVLRPKIERLLAISQRVKGLAAVPDTLSGEMQLEILLLRFLYTRENYLLRPRRDTAASIGYSYALVRSLFDMSPGAEAGLLEGQERARLLKWEMEDKVNLCPFCQHFQINFREICPECRSLMIKEEPTIHHFRCAYVGKEIDFREGPVLRCPKCGRELRHIGVDYDRPTEDLWCTSCSSNFYESTVQCHCLNCDKIFPPEETLLKYIKVYSLTPEGRTVAENGVLPRMGLMNILKGEVDLYKYEAFKELFRLEVLRCRRYDYDSALARVTMKNFDEILDTKGITYAHMFTREFATIFKETFRETDILTELDGNEFLALCTNCGNINVKKALERLREKSNTVFKTGLDLNYNIIDLRTEVEDLDIVLDKMK, from the coding sequence ATGGGTAAGATTGCACAGCGCAAGCAGGCGCAATTTTGCTTACTGGCCCCAAAGAAGCGGGACGTACGCAAGGGGTTGCTTGAAGACTTAAGTGGCCTGAGCGTGGAAGTTGTCGACTCGGTAACCGACTCGGGCTTGCGTTCGGCAGACGTTATTATGCCGTACGTAAAGGACGAGCAATGGGGCAAAGAAGCTGTAAAGGAGCTAAGGTCCCGGCCGGAGTTTTTTCTCAAGCCTCTGTTAATCCTTTCGGAACGCCCTCTTGAGCAGGTCACGGACGTTGTGGACGATGTGTTAGTCCTGCCTGTCCAACAAGACGTCCTGCGTCCCAAGATAGAAAGGCTCCTCGCTATATCCCAAAGGGTAAAAGGGCTTGCCGCCGTGCCTGATACATTAAGCGGAGAAATGCAGTTAGAGATATTGCTCCTGCGGTTCCTTTACACCAGAGAAAATTATCTCTTGAGACCCAGAAGAGACACCGCCGCCAGCATAGGGTATTCTTATGCCCTGGTCCGGTCATTGTTTGACATGTCTCCCGGTGCTGAAGCCGGCCTTCTGGAAGGGCAGGAAAGGGCGCGCCTGCTTAAATGGGAGATGGAAGACAAGGTCAATCTGTGTCCTTTCTGCCAGCATTTCCAGATAAACTTCCGGGAGATATGCCCCGAGTGCCGTTCCCTGATGATTAAGGAGGAGCCGACTATCCATCACTTCAGATGTGCCTACGTCGGGAAAGAAATAGACTTCAGGGAGGGTCCCGTCCTGAGATGCCCTAAATGCGGGAGGGAGCTCCGTCACATTGGCGTCGATTATGACAGGCCCACCGAGGACCTGTGGTGTACCTCATGCAGCAGCAATTTTTACGAGAGTACGGTGCAGTGTCACTGCCTTAACTGTGACAAGATATTTCCCCCTGAAGAAACCCTCCTCAAGTATATAAAGGTATACTCCCTTACCCCCGAGGGCCGGACGGTTGCCGAGAACGGGGTACTCCCCAGGATGGGCCTTATGAACATCTTAAAAGGCGAGGTCGACCTGTACAAATACGAGGCATTTAAGGAACTCTTCAGGCTGGAGGTGTTAAGGTGTAGACGCTATGACTACGACTCGGCTCTGGCCAGGGTGACTATGAAGAATTTTGATGAGATACTTGACACAAAAGGTATTACCTATGCGCACATGTTCACCAGGGAGTTTGCGACCATCTTCAAGGAAACGTTTAGAGAAACCGACATCCTGACCGAGCTCGACGGCAACGAATTCCTAGCCCTCTGCACGAACTGTGGCAACATAAACGTTAAAAAGGCCCTCGAGAGGCTGAGAGAAAAAAGCAACACCGTCTTTAAGACAGGATTAGACCTGAACTACAACATCATAGACCTCCGCACGGAGGTGGAAGACCTGGACATCGTCCTGGATAAGATGAAATGA
- a CDS encoding HlyD family efflux transporter periplasmic adaptor subunit: MITPEERERRGFPWGKVVYFGILGAIVIGFGAWGFSKVFYIKGRGVLEADSIKVESKLNARIIEIKPGVNDRVTEGEPVVFLDKSSLKAQITSKETEVGRKNILSRNELVKAESELKLAEQEKRNQEELVNGLRGEYDRAKRLLALEAITRPQFLEIQGAFGQAEANLSVLSTAAAVATTTYETHKKEYDYYHELVQADRKEHQGLLLETELLAPISGVVTKIYKQVGEMALRGQPVIGIADPSKIFVKTYFDPADEGKIYVGKRVTVIFANGDKYLGEIRAVYPASHKLPLVYRKYYGPAETPIVSEVDLLAEEPPSQTLGTTAMVRFRRPWF; the protein is encoded by the coding sequence ATGATCACACCTGAAGAGAGGGAAAGAAGGGGCTTCCCCTGGGGGAAGGTCGTCTATTTCGGCATCCTTGGCGCGATTGTCATCGGTTTCGGGGCCTGGGGGTTCAGCAAGGTATTTTACATCAAAGGCAGGGGAGTCCTCGAGGCCGATTCCATCAAGGTGGAGTCCAAGCTTAATGCCAGGATTATAGAGATAAAGCCGGGCGTAAACGACCGGGTGACAGAGGGAGAGCCCGTCGTCTTTCTGGACAAATCCAGCCTGAAAGCACAAATAACCAGCAAAGAGACAGAAGTCGGCCGGAAGAACATCCTCTCCAGAAACGAGCTTGTGAAGGCGGAGAGTGAGCTCAAACTTGCGGAACAAGAGAAAAGGAACCAGGAGGAGTTGGTAAACGGCCTGCGCGGGGAATATGACAGGGCAAAGAGACTGCTGGCACTGGAAGCCATTACACGCCCCCAGTTCCTGGAGATACAGGGTGCCTTCGGGCAGGCGGAAGCCAATCTCTCCGTCCTATCGACAGCGGCAGCCGTGGCGACGACGACGTATGAGACCCATAAGAAAGAATACGACTACTATCACGAGCTTGTACAGGCAGACAGAAAAGAACACCAGGGACTCCTCCTGGAGACCGAACTTCTGGCGCCGATTAGCGGCGTGGTGACAAAGATATACAAGCAGGTGGGAGAGATGGCGTTGAGGGGGCAGCCGGTTATCGGGATTGCCGACCCGTCAAAGATATTTGTTAAGACCTATTTTGACCCGGCAGACGAGGGGAAGATATACGTAGGGAAAAGAGTCACCGTTATTTTCGCGAACGGAGACAAATACCTGGGAGAAATCAGGGCGGTTTATCCGGCCAGCCATAAATTGCCCCTGGTGTACAGGAAGTATTATGGCCCTGCAGAGACCCCCATAGTATCTGAGGTGGACCTGCTGGCAGAAGAGCCTCCGTCTCAAACCCTGGGGACGACGGCCATGGTGCGATTCAGAAGGCCCTGGTTTTAG
- the pyrF gene encoding orotidine-5'-phosphate decarboxylase: MKSFSDRLIEALEEKGTPAVVGLDPQLQSLPPEIKTKNFKRFGKNLKGAGRAILEFNRRVLDVISPHVGVVKLQIAFYEALGPHGIESYRKTVRLALKKGLLVIGDIKRGDVGHTAEAYARAHLGEMDIDGSTVQGYGVDAVTLNPYLGSDSIMPFLKMAKANGKGVFIVVKSTNPSSKDFQDRRCGAERLCELVARKVNDWGSGLVGKSGYSAVGAVVAVTSPGVGKRLRRLMPRAFFLVPGYGAQGAKAEDMRHYFDANGYGVIISSSRSIIFAYENPSWKKRYGAKDWERAVEDAVIRMRRDISRATGAVW; the protein is encoded by the coding sequence TTGAAGAGTTTTAGCGACCGGCTTATAGAAGCACTTGAAGAGAAGGGTACCCCGGCAGTAGTGGGTCTGGACCCTCAGCTTCAATCGTTGCCGCCTGAGATAAAGACCAAAAACTTCAAGCGTTTCGGAAAAAATCTCAAGGGGGCCGGCAGGGCCATCCTCGAATTCAACCGCCGCGTCCTGGACGTCATATCCCCGCATGTGGGTGTGGTAAAACTTCAAATCGCATTTTACGAGGCCCTTGGCCCGCATGGAATTGAGTCCTACCGGAAGACCGTCCGCCTTGCACTGAAGAAAGGGCTTCTTGTCATTGGGGACATAAAGCGTGGCGACGTTGGACACACTGCGGAGGCCTACGCGCGCGCGCACCTGGGTGAGATGGACATAGACGGCTCCACGGTTCAGGGATACGGCGTGGATGCCGTTACGCTCAACCCTTATCTCGGGTCGGACAGTATCATGCCTTTCCTCAAAATGGCAAAGGCCAATGGTAAGGGTGTATTCATCGTTGTCAAGAGTACCAACCCTTCTTCGAAGGACTTTCAGGACAGACGCTGTGGTGCGGAGAGGCTTTGCGAGCTTGTGGCCAGGAAGGTGAATGACTGGGGTAGTGGTCTGGTGGGTAAGTCGGGTTACAGCGCGGTGGGTGCGGTAGTGGCCGTGACTTCACCGGGCGTGGGGAAGCGCCTGAGGCGTCTTATGCCGCGGGCCTTCTTTCTTGTGCCGGGTTACGGCGCTCAGGGCGCGAAGGCCGAAGACATGCGGCATTACTTTGACGCTAACGGCTACGGGGTCATTATCAGTTCCTCCCGGTCAATAATCTTTGCGTATGAGAACCCGTCATGGAAAAAAAGATATGGGGCGAAGGACTGGGAGAGGGCGGTTGAGGACGCGGTCATTAGGATGCGGCGGGACATATCCCGCGCGACTGGCGCGGTGTGGTGA
- a CDS encoding glycosyltransferase has protein sequence MTDYSVTDVISYLQSFSWEKTVRVYWFFLLFDFPRYVLTDVYIFIYEMIRLGTPRKKRSAFAESLMENPPLVSVLIPVLNAGDTIQWTIRSLTEQTYKNIEIIIVDDGSTDSTPRICRRLEKQERVTYFRFEERAGKSAALNHALRYARGEYIVFIDADTTFDRDAIFNVIKNFADPKVGAVAGNLRPRNAKRTLLTRLQQIEYLFTIDVGRRIRANFGILPIVSGAFGGFRRELVEQVGGHEPGPGNDSDLTIRIRKLGYKIVFAPDAVCLTNVPDKLYNLLRQRMRWNRNLVKTRIMKHKNVFNPFSKNFMIRTTLSFMDTIFFHVVLAVLSLVYLIDLSVNYRQIMIFILVVNYLAYFLAECLELIIAAILTRSWSNLGLFLYLPVYNPYKIMLKIFRVVAYFQELVFRYSYHDPFAPYKVRERMIRW, from the coding sequence ATGACAGACTACTCCGTCACAGACGTCATCAGCTACTTACAGTCCTTCAGCTGGGAAAAGACCGTCCGCGTGTACTGGTTCTTTCTTCTTTTTGACTTTCCCAGGTACGTCTTGACCGATGTCTACATTTTTATATACGAGATGATCAGGCTTGGCACGCCCAGGAAAAAAAGGAGCGCGTTTGCCGAAAGTCTGATGGAGAACCCGCCGCTTGTTTCCGTCCTTATCCCGGTCCTGAACGCGGGCGACACGATACAATGGACCATCCGCTCTCTAACCGAGCAGACGTACAAAAACATTGAAATCATAATCGTAGACGACGGCTCAACGGACAGTACCCCGAGAATATGCCGCAGGCTGGAGAAGCAGGAAAGAGTCACGTATTTCCGTTTTGAAGAAAGGGCCGGGAAGTCCGCCGCCCTGAATCACGCCCTAAGATATGCCAGAGGCGAATACATTGTTTTCATAGACGCAGACACCACCTTTGACAGAGACGCCATCTTTAACGTTATAAAGAACTTTGCCGACCCGAAGGTGGGCGCCGTAGCAGGAAACCTGAGGCCACGGAATGCGAAAAGGACCCTGCTGACCCGTCTCCAGCAGATAGAGTATCTCTTTACCATCGACGTCGGACGCAGGATCCGGGCGAACTTCGGTATACTGCCCATCGTATCGGGCGCGTTCGGGGGGTTCAGACGTGAACTCGTGGAACAGGTAGGCGGCCACGAACCCGGCCCGGGAAACGACTCGGACCTCACAATCAGGATCAGGAAGCTGGGTTATAAAATAGTGTTCGCCCCGGACGCCGTCTGCCTTACCAACGTGCCGGACAAACTGTACAACCTGTTAAGACAGAGAATGAGATGGAACAGGAACCTCGTCAAAACCAGAATCATGAAGCACAAAAACGTCTTTAACCCCTTCTCCAAGAACTTTATGATCCGGACCACCCTTTCGTTTATGGATACGATATTCTTCCACGTGGTGCTCGCAGTACTGAGTCTCGTTTATTTGATAGACCTTTCTGTCAACTATCGCCAGATAATGATATTTATACTGGTAGTAAACTACCTGGCCTATTTCCTGGCCGAGTGTTTAGAATTGATAATCGCCGCAATTCTGACAAGAAGCTGGTCAAACCTGGGGCTGTTCCTTTACCTGCCGGTATACAACCCCTACAAAATTATGTTGAAGATTTTCAGAGTGGTGGCATACTTCCAGGAGTTGGTATTCCGTTACTCGTACCATGATCCTTTTGCCCCGTACAAGGTAAGGGAGAGGATGATAAGATGGTAA